A segment of the Mycobacteriales bacterium genome:
GCGAAGCGGCGGCGCTCCGGTCAGCGGACCTCGACGATGATCTCGACCTCGACCGGCGCGTCGAGCGGCAGCGCGGCCATGCCCACGGCGCTACGGGCGTGGCGGCCCGCGTCGCCGAACACGTCCTGCAGCAGCTCGCTCGCGCCGTTGACCACCTGCGACTGGCCGGTGAACGACGGGGCGCTCGCGACGTAGCCGACGAGCTTGACGACCCGGGTGACCTCGTCGAGGTCGACGACCGTGGTGAGGGCGGCCAGCGCGTTCAGCGCGCACTGGCGGGCGAGATCCTGGGCCGTCTCCGGGTCGACCTCGGCACCGACCTTGCCGGTGGCAGGCAGCTTGCCGTCACGGACCGGCAGCTGACCTGACGTGAACACCAGGTTGCCGGTGCGCGTGGCGGGCACGTAGGCCGCGACCGGCGGGACGACCTCCGGCAGGGCGAGGCCGAGCTCGGCGAGGCGCTCCCGTGCCGTCACTGCTTGGGGCGCTTGAGGTAGGCGACAAGCTGCTCCGGGTTGGGCCCGGGGATGACGGACACCAGCTCCCAGCCGTCGTCGCCCCAGTTGTCGAGGATCTGCTTGGTGGCGTGGACCAGCAACGGTACGGTCGCGTACTCCCACTTCATGTGACGGACCCTACGGGGCCGTCACATGAAGGTGCCGAGCCGCATGGGCGCGACCCCCAGCGAGGGGTCAGGCGCTGGCCGCGCGGCGGCGGCGGAGCAGGCGCTTGCGCTCCAGCTCGTTGAGCCCGCCCCAGATGCCGTGCGACTCCTCGGTCTCGATCGAGTGGTCGAGGCACTGCTGCTGCACCGGACAGCTGCGGCAGATCGCGCGCGCGTTGCCCTCCCGCCAGTCCTTCTCCGGCTTGCGCTCGAAGTGACTCGGCGGGAAGAAGTAGACGGCGTTCTCACCGTGGCACGCGGCCTGGGCGCGCCAGGTGGTGTCGTCTGTGAGCAGCACGGGTGCACACCTCCCGAGCGGGGTATGAGGGAGCGTTCAGGTGTGTGCTTCGCCACACCGCCGCCGGTCTCCTGCTGGGAAACCGAAACTGGTTCGGCCGTTTCCCGCCGAAGGGCCGCGGCTACGCTCGAACGCTGTGACGACACCGGCGGGGAGCCCGCAACACGACTGGCACGACGTGCGCCTGCACGTGGTGACCGGCAAGGGCGGCACCGGCAAGACGACGGTCGCAGCGGCGCTCGCCCTCGCGCTCGCCAGCGGCGGCAAGCGCACGCTGCTGACCGAGGTCGAGGGGCGCCAGGGCATCGCCCAGCTCTTCGACAGCCCGCCGCTGCCCTATGAAGAGCGGAAGGTGGCGGTCGCGCCGCGCGGCGGTGACGTCTTCGCGCTGGCGATCGACCCCGAAGAGGCGCTGCTCGAGTACCTCGAGATGTTCTACAACATGCGCCGCGCCGGCCGGGTCCTCAAGCGCCTGGGCGCCATCGACTTCGCCACGACGATCGCGCCCGGGCTGCGCGACGTACTGCTCACCGGCAAGCTCATGGAGTCGGTCACCCGCGGCCGCCGCGGCGGCCCGCAGTACGACGCGGTCGTGCTCGACGCCCCGCCGACCGGACGGATCGCGCGGTTCCTCAACGTCAACGCCGAGGTCGCCGGGCTCGCCCGGATGGGTCCGGTGAAGAACCAGGCCGACAGCGTCATGGATCTGCTGCGCTCCCCGCGCACCGCGGTCCACGTGGTGACGATCCTCGAGGAGATGCCGGTCCAGGAGACGATCGACGGCGTCCGCGAGCTCGAGGAGGCCGACCTGCCGGTGGGTGCCGTCATCGTCAACATGACGCGTACGCCGCTCCTGTCGGCCGCCGACCTGGCCCGGGCCGCAGCCGGCGACGTCGACCGGGAGGAGCTGTCCCGCGGTCTCAAGGCCGCCGGCATCGAGGCCGGCCCGTCCGTGGTCGGCGGGCTGACCGCCGAGGCGGTCGAGCACGCCCGCCGGGTCCAACTGGAGGAGCGGGAGCGCGACGAGCTCGCCGAGCTCGAACGCCCGACCTACGAGCTGCCGCTGCTCGCCGACTCGGTGGACCTCGGCGGCCTCTACCACCTCGCCGAGTCACTGATCGAGCAGGGCGCGGCATGAACGGCAAGCCGCCGACGCTCGACGTCGACCACATGCTCGACAGTGCCGAGATCGTCGTCTGCTGCGGCGCCGGCGGCGTCGGGAAGACCACCACCGCGGCCGCTCTCGCGTTGCGCGCGGCCGAGCGGGGCCGGCGTACGGTCGTCATGACGATCGACCCGGCCAAGCGCCTGGCCCAGTCGATGGGGCTCAACGAGCTGACCAACGAGCCGAGCGTCGTCGAGGGCGTCGACACCGCGGCCGGCGGCGAGCTGCAGGCGATGATGCTCGACATGAAGCGGACGTTCGACGAGCTGGTGATCTCGCACTCGGACCCCCAGCGCGCCGAGCAGATCCTCGCCAACCCGTTCTACGTCGCGCTGTCCAACAGCTTCGCCGGCACGCAGGAGTACATGGCCATGGAGAAGCTGGGCCAGCTCAAGCGCGACGGCGACTGGGACCTGATCGTCGTCGACACCCCGCCGAGCCGGTCGGCGCTCGACTTCCTCGACGCGCCGCAGCGCATGTCGGGCTTCCTCGAGGGCCGGCTGATCCGCATCCTGCTGGCGCCGGCGAAGGCCGGCGGCAAGGCCTACCTGAAGTTCATCTCGGTCGGGGTCAACATGATCACCGACCTGCTCAACCGGCTGCTCGGCGCGCAGGCGCTGAAGGATCTCAGCCGGTTCGTGTCGTCGTTCGAGTCGATCTTCGGCGGGTTCCAGGAGCGCGCCGAGCGCACCTACGCGCTGCTGCAGCAGCCGGGCACGTCGTTCCTCGTCGTCGCCGCGCCCGAGCGCGACGCGCTGCGGGAGGCGTCCTACTTCGCCGAGCGGCTCGAGGACGAGGAGATGCCGCTGGCCGGGCTGGTGCTCAACCGGGTGCACTCGACAGCCGTGCCGCGGCTCTCGCCGGAGCGGGCGCTCGCCGGGGCCGAGGCGCTCGAGGAGGCGGAGGAGGAGCCGCTCGCCGCGGCGGTGCTGCGGGTGCACGCCGACCGGGCCGGCGCGGCCCTTCGCGACCGGCGGATGCGCGACCGGTTCACCTCGGCCCACCCCGGGGTGGCCGTCGTGGAGGTGGCGGCCCAGGCCGGCGACGTGCACGACCTCGACGGGCTGCGCATCATCGGCGCCGACCTGGCGGCCGGCGCCCCGGCCGCGATGCCCACCGCGGGCTGAGGGCTCAGCTCGCGATAGCCGTGTCGCCCCTGCCGGTGCGGGTCTCGTAGTCGGTGCGGGCGTCCTCGAGCAGTTTGCGCCACGAGGTGACCTCGGGACGGCGGCGCAGCAGCGCCCGCCGCTCGCGCTCGGTCATGCCGCCCCACACGCCGAACTCCACCCTGTTGTCGAGCGCGTCCGCGAGGCACTCCGTCCGGACGGGGCAGCCGAAGCAGAGGGTCTTCGCCCGGTTCTGCGCCGCGCCCTGCACGAACAAGGTGTCGGGCGTCACCTGACGGCACGCAGCCTTCGCGGTCCAGTCCTCGATCCAGGCCATGGCGCGATCCTCGGGGGTCTCGGTTGCTCCTTGCCGGAAGCGCACCGCGAGGTACGCCGCACCAAGGAACGTACGAACAGGACGCGGGTGACCAATAGACCCTGTTCGGTTCATGTTGGATAGCCCGTTCGGAGGATGGACAATGGCTGATCGGCCGTGAGGCGGTCTCGCCGCGGGCAGCACCTACCGTGGTGGGCGTGCGTAGCGAGGGAACGGGCGGCCGCGTCGGACTGCTGGCGCTGGTCAGCGCCCTCGCGGGCCTGCTGGTCGCCGGGCTGTTCCTGCCTGTGCTGGGCGGGCTCGGGCTCGCCGCCCGCGCCGGCGTGCACCAGTTCGAGAGCCTGCCGACCCAGCTGGAGACCCCGCCCCTGCCGCAGCGGTCGCAGATCCTCGCCGCCGACGGGTCGCTGCTCGCGACCTTCTACTACGAGAACCGCGTCGACGTGCAGCTCGACCAGATCGCCCCGGTCATGCGCAAGGCGATCGTCGCGATCGAGGACTCCCGCTTCTACGCCCACGCCGGCGTCGACATCAAGGGCGCGTTGCGGGCGCTGTTCACCAACGTCGAGGCCGGCGGGGTGCAGCAGGGCGGCTCGACGATCACCCAGCAGTACGTCAAGAACGTACTGATCGAGACCGCCACCACCAAGCAGGACAAGCGCGAGGCCACCGCCGACACGATCGGCCGCAAGCTGCGCGAGGCGCGCTACGCGATGGCGCTGGAGAAGAAGCTGTCGAAGGACGAGATCCTGCGGCGCTACCTCAACATCGCCTACTTCGGCGACGGCGCCTACGGCATCTACGCGGCGGCCAAGCACTACTTCTCGGTGGCCCCGTCGCAGCTGACCCTGGCCCAGGCCGCGACGCTGGCCGGTCTGGTCCGCAACCCCAACGGCTTCAACCCGCGGCTGCACCCGCAGGCCGGCAAGGCTCGGCGCGACACCGTGCTGAACGTCATGGACAAGCTGCACGTGGTCGACCACCAGGACGTGGTCGCCGCCCTCGCCCAACCACTCGGCCTGAAGATCACGGCACAGAACAACGGCTGCGAGGGCAGCACCTCGCCGTTCTTCTGCGACTACGTGCTCGAGGAGATCAAGCAGCTGCCGACGCTCGGTGCCACGCCCGACGACCGCACCAAGCTGCTGCTGCGGGGCGGGCTCGTCATCCACACGACGCTCGACCCGAAGGTCCAGCAGGCCGCCGACGCGGCGGTGCACGCGCTGGTGCCGGCGAAGGGGCCGTACGGCGGGGCGGAGGCGGTCATCCAGCCCGGCACCGGGCGGATCGAGGCACTGTCGGTCAGCCGCGACTACGGCAGCGGACCCGACCAGACCCGGATCAACTACGCGGCCGACTACGACCACGGCGGCAGCCAGGGCTTCCAGTCCGGTTCGACGTTCAAGATCTTCACTTTGGCGGCCGCCCTGCGGGAGGGTCTGTCGACCGGCTACACGATGTACGCGCCACCGGTCCTCGTGAACCCGGGCGGCTTCCGCGACTGCGAGGGCCACGTCCTCGACTACGGCGGCCAGGACGTGCACAACGCCGAGGACGGCGAGGGCGGCACCTTCTCGCTGCGGACCGCGACCTGGCAGTCGGTCAACACGTTCTTCGTGAAACTCGAGCAGAAGATCGGCCTGTGCGCACCGGTGCAGGTCGCCCAGTCGGTCGGCGTACACACCGCCACCGGCCAGCCGATCGTCGGCCACCCGTCGTTCACCCTCGGCGTCTACGACGTGAGCCCGCTCACGATGGCCAACGCCTACGCGACGTTCGCCGCGCACGGAAAGTACTGTGACCCGATCGCGATCACCTCGATCATCGACCAGACCGGCAACCACCTGCAGCTGCCGCAACGCGGCTGCCACCAGGCCGTCGATCCCGGCCTGGCCGACACCGTGACCGACGTGCTCCAGGGCGTCGTGCAGCACGGCACCGGCACGGGCGCGCAGATCGGCCGGCCCGCCGCCGGCAAGACCGGGACCGTCGAGAACTTCTCCGCCGCGTGGTACTGCGGCTACGTGCCCCAGCTGTCGAGCTGCGTCTGGTTCGGCTACCCGGCCGGCGCGCGGGGCCGCCAGCTGAGCAACGTGACCATCAACGGGCAGTACTACCCGCACGTCTACGGCGCGTCGATCCCCGCGCCGATCTGGCAGAAGACGATGGCAACCGCACTGCAGGGCGTGCCGGTGGTCCCGTTCGCCGCGCCCGACAAGTCCTACCTGCCGCCCGCCCCGGCCGCGCCGACGCCGGGGACGCCGTCGACACCTGGTCCCGGGCCCTCGGCGCCGGCTCCGGGCCCGACGGGCGCCAGCCCTCCACCGGCGCCGGCACCGCCGGGGCACGGCCACGGACACGGACACTAGGCGTGGCGGACGCCCTGCTGACGCCGTTGCGGATCGGCGGCGCCACGATCCGCAACCGGCTCTACCGCGCCCCGGTGCTCGAGGGCGCGGGCGACGGCGACGACGCCGCGGAGGTCTACGCGCGGCAGTTCGTGCCCAACGCCACGGCCGGGGTCGGCCTGATCATCCAGGGCTCCTCGTGCATCGCGGCGGAGGGCCGCACGTCGCCCGGCATGACCTGCGTCGACAGCCGCGCGAAGGTGCTGCGCCTGGCACCGATGGTCGACGCCGTCCACAGCGCGGGCGCGGCGGTCTTCCTGCAGGCGGGGCACGGCGGCATCTACGCGATGGAAGCGTGGCACGAGCCCTACGCCAGCGCCCGCCGCGGGCCGCTGCTGGCGGCCTCTCCGGTGCCGTGGCTGCTGCGGCCGTCGTTCCGGGGGGTCCCGGTGCGCGTCATGAGCACCGACCAGGTGCGGGCGATGGCCGCACGCTACGGCGAGGTCGCGGCCTGGGCGCGGGAGGCCGGCTACGACGGCTTCCAGCTCGGCTCGGCCAACGCCAAGCTCCTCGACCAGTTCCTGTCGCCGTTCTACAACCGGCGCACCGACGAGTTCGGCGGGTCCGTCGAGCGGCGGGCGGGCGTGCTTCGCCTGATCCGCGCGGAGGTGGCGGCGCGGGCCGGCGCCGACTTCCCGTGCGCGGTGAAGGTGCCGGTCGAGACGGCGCCCTTCGGCTTCCCGCGTACGACGCGCGCCGAGGCGCTCGAGGTCTGCCGGCTCGTGCAGGAGTGGGGCTTCGACGCGGTCACACCGGTGGCGGTGTCGGTGTTTCCCGACACCACG
Coding sequences within it:
- a CDS encoding WhiB family transcriptional regulator, with the protein product MLLTDDTTWRAQAACHGENAVYFFPPSHFERKPEKDWREGNARAICRSCPVQQQCLDHSIETEESHGIWGGLNELERKRLLRRRRAASA
- a CDS encoding transglycosylase domain-containing protein yields the protein MRSEGTGGRVGLLALVSALAGLLVAGLFLPVLGGLGLAARAGVHQFESLPTQLETPPLPQRSQILAADGSLLATFYYENRVDVQLDQIAPVMRKAIVAIEDSRFYAHAGVDIKGALRALFTNVEAGGVQQGGSTITQQYVKNVLIETATTKQDKREATADTIGRKLREARYAMALEKKLSKDEILRRYLNIAYFGDGAYGIYAAAKHYFSVAPSQLTLAQAATLAGLVRNPNGFNPRLHPQAGKARRDTVLNVMDKLHVVDHQDVVAALAQPLGLKITAQNNGCEGSTSPFFCDYVLEEIKQLPTLGATPDDRTKLLLRGGLVIHTTLDPKVQQAADAAVHALVPAKGPYGGAEAVIQPGTGRIEALSVSRDYGSGPDQTRINYAADYDHGGSQGFQSGSTFKIFTLAAALREGLSTGYTMYAPPVLVNPGGFRDCEGHVLDYGGQDVHNAEDGEGGTFSLRTATWQSVNTFFVKLEQKIGLCAPVQVAQSVGVHTATGQPIVGHPSFTLGVYDVSPLTMANAYATFAAHGKYCDPIAITSIIDQTGNHLQLPQRGCHQAVDPGLADTVTDVLQGVVQHGTGTGAQIGRPAAGKTGTVENFSAAWYCGYVPQLSSCVWFGYPAGARGRQLSNVTINGQYYPHVYGASIPAPIWQKTMATALQGVPVVPFAAPDKSYLPPAPAAPTPGTPSTPGPGPSAPAPGPTGASPPPAPAPPGHGHGHGH
- a CDS encoding WhiB family transcriptional regulator; amino-acid sequence: MAWIEDWTAKAACRQVTPDTLFVQGAAQNRAKTLCFGCPVRTECLADALDNRVEFGVWGGMTERERRALLRRRPEVTSWRKLLEDARTDYETRTGRGDTAIAS
- a CDS encoding ArsA-related P-loop ATPase produces the protein MTTPAGSPQHDWHDVRLHVVTGKGGTGKTTVAAALALALASGGKRTLLTEVEGRQGIAQLFDSPPLPYEERKVAVAPRGGDVFALAIDPEEALLEYLEMFYNMRRAGRVLKRLGAIDFATTIAPGLRDVLLTGKLMESVTRGRRGGPQYDAVVLDAPPTGRIARFLNVNAEVAGLARMGPVKNQADSVMDLLRSPRTAVHVVTILEEMPVQETIDGVRELEEADLPVGAVIVNMTRTPLLSAADLARAAAGDVDREELSRGLKAAGIEAGPSVVGGLTAEAVEHARRVQLEERERDELAELERPTYELPLLADSVDLGGLYHLAESLIEQGAA
- a CDS encoding RidA family protein; amino-acid sequence: MTARERLAELGLALPEVVPPVAAYVPATRTGNLVFTSGQLPVRDGKLPATGKVGAEVDPETAQDLARQCALNALAALTTVVDLDEVTRVVKLVGYVASAPSFTGQSQVVNGASELLQDVFGDAGRHARSAVGMAALPLDAPVEVEIIVEVR
- a CDS encoding ArsA-related P-loop ATPase, with the protein product MNGKPPTLDVDHMLDSAEIVVCCGAGGVGKTTTAAALALRAAERGRRTVVMTIDPAKRLAQSMGLNELTNEPSVVEGVDTAAGGELQAMMLDMKRTFDELVISHSDPQRAEQILANPFYVALSNSFAGTQEYMAMEKLGQLKRDGDWDLIVVDTPPSRSALDFLDAPQRMSGFLEGRLIRILLAPAKAGGKAYLKFISVGVNMITDLLNRLLGAQALKDLSRFVSSFESIFGGFQERAERTYALLQQPGTSFLVVAAPERDALREASYFAERLEDEEMPLAGLVLNRVHSTAVPRLSPERALAGAEALEEAEEEPLAAAVLRVHADRAGAALRDRRMRDRFTSAHPGVAVVEVAAQAGDVHDLDGLRIIGADLAAGAPAAMPTAG